The Daucus carota subsp. sativus chromosome 2, DH1 v3.0, whole genome shotgun sequence genome includes a window with the following:
- the LOC108209428 gene encoding histone H2B.3, translating to MAPKAAEKKPAEKKPAAEKAPAEKKPKAGKKLPKEAGAAATDKKKKRSKKSVETYKIYIFKVLKQVHPDIGISSKAMGIMNSFINDIFEKLAQESSKLARYNKKPTITSREIQTAVRLVLPGELAKHAVSEGTKAVTKFTSS from the coding sequence ATGGCTCCCAAAGCAGCAGAGAAGAAGCCGGCCGAGAAGAAGCCCGCCGCCGAGAAAGCCCCGGCCGAGAAGAAGCCCAAGGCCGGCAAGAAGCTCCCCAAGGAAGCCGGCGCAGCCGCTActgacaagaagaagaagagaagcAAGAAGAGCGTTGAGACCTACAAGATCTACATCTTCAAGGTGCTCAAGCAGGTTCACCCGGACATTGGTATCTCCAGCAAGGCCATGGGGATCATGAACAGCTTCATCAACGATATCTTCGAGAAGCTCGCCCAGGAGTCTTCCAAGCTGGCCAGGTACAACAAGAAGCCAACCATCACTTCTCGCGAGATTCAGACTGCTGTGAGGCTTGTTCTCCCTGGTGAATTGGCCAAGCACGCTGTTTCGGAAGGCACCAAGGCGGTCACCAAATTTACCAGCTCTTAA
- the LOC108209430 gene encoding histone H4, with the protein MSGRGKGGKGLGKGGAKRHRKVLRDNIQGITKPAIRRLARRGGVKRISGLIYEETRGVLKIFLENVIRDAVTYTEHARRKTVTAMDVVYALKRQGRTLYGFGG; encoded by the coding sequence ATGTCTGGGCGCGGTAAGGGAGGAAAGGGACTAGGCAAAGGCGGAGCCAAGAGGCACCGGAAAGTGCTTAGAGACAACATCCAGGGCATCACCAAGCCTGCTATTCGACGTCTTGCCAGAAGAGGCGGTGTCAAGAGGATTTCAGGTCTCATTTACGAAGAGACTCGCGGTGTGCTCAAGATCTTCTTGGAGAATGTGATTCGTGATGCGGTGACTTACACCGAGCACGCTAGGAGGAAGACGGTGACTGCTATGGATGTGGTTTATGCTCTCAAGAGGCAGGGCAGGACTCTTTACGGATTCGGGGGTTAA
- the LOC108209426 gene encoding uncharacterized protein LOC108209426 — protein MSYVSNIDPGLPLFLFNYNERKLHGIFESASSGKMNIDPYMWTADGSGRTMYPAQVQICLRLQCQALHEDQFKPIINDNYFTESRFWFELDHEQTDKLMSLMSSLAFSPSTSLPQNAARCKNVRKEIPLAHKGVENEGNDANSDVDFYLLEELNRDMPSASLEVVPGYSDNGQSSGLGLEKRTVPEDEKDYILMKLKEISLARQHSESLLKKSVEDTNIINEASLDMPSANSDVVPGYSGNGQSSGLRLEKRTVPEDERDYVLMKLKEISFACHHSDSLLKKSVENTNIVNDVSMEQSSIPEGQEVSREKVEPDTSYDYFDVISQLTKQLEEQESFEDEKLWGTEYEEQNLVEEEIELLEQQYIEEECRPNPCIEPVKEGLIEFSTEPDLNIEESMLLVGGYNGKAYLTSLDAYLPSKNKMKSLTPMSIARSSASVAQICGELYVFGGRIDSEWYNTVESYNPTDNKWILRPSLSGQPRGSLAGARLENKIFAIGGENGSEFFSGVEMLDLDLGRWIMTQSMLEKRFTHAAAELNGAIYVVGGCDGKHCLKSAERFDPREHSWTRIQSMTTKRSCPALTVMNEKLYVLGGFDGKEMVPSVEIYDPRNGSWMTGPAMNIPRGFSAAAVVKESMYVIGGVIDGVTMTDTVERYRENSGWEVIYRGSIACRCFASAIVL, from the exons ATGTCATATGTGAGTAACATTGACCCTGGTTTGCCATTATTTCTATTTAACTACAACGAAAGAAAACTCCACGGAATTTTTGAATCGGCTAGCTCTGGGAAGATGAATATTGATCCATATATGTGGACTGCAGATGGTTCGGGAAGAACAATGTATCCGGCTCAG GTTCAAATTTGTCTCCGGCTGCAGTGCCAAGCGTTGCATGAAGATCAATTCAAACCAATAATCAACGACAATTACTTCACTGAGAGCCGTTTCTGGTTTGAGCTGGACCATGAACAAACAGACAAATTGATGTCTTTGATGTCATCTTTAGCTTTTTCTCCGAGCACCTCCTTGCCACAGAATGCAGCCAGATGTAAAAATGTGCGTAAAGAAATACCCTTAGCTCACAAAGGAGTGGAAAATGAAGGAAATGATGCTAATTCAGATGTTGACTTTTATCTGTTAGAAGAATTAAACCGAGATATGCCATCTGCTAGTTTAGAGGTTGTTCCAGGTTATAGCGACAATGGCCAGTCATCAGGACTTGGCCTTGAAAAAAGAACCGTGCCTGAGGATGAGAaggattatattttaatgaaactaaaagaaaTATCCCTTGCCCGTCAGCATTCTGAGTCTTTGCTGAAGAAAAGTGTTGAAGatactaatattataaatgaagcGAGCTTGGATATGCCATCTGCTAATTCAGATGTTGTTCCAGGTTATAGCGGCAATGGCCAGTCATCAGGACTTCGCCTTGAAAAAAGAACTGTGCCTGAGGACGAGAGGGATTATGtattaatgaaactaaaagaaaTATCCTTTGCATGCCATCATTCTGATTCATTGCTGAAGAAAAGTGTTGAAAATACTAATATTGTAAATGATGTGAGCATGGAGCAGAGCAGCATTCCTGAAGGACAAGAGGTATCAAGAGAGAAAGTTGAACCTGATACCTCGTATGACTATTTTGATGTCATAAGTCAG TTGACGAAACAGCTAGAAGAGCAAGAGTCTTTTGAAGACGAAAAACTCTGGGGGACTGAATATGAAGAGCAGAATTTG GTTGAGGAAGAAATAGAACTGCTTGAACAACAGTATATAGAAGAGGAATGCAGACCTAATCCGTGCATAGAACCTGTTAAAGAAGGGCTGATTGAGTTCTCTACCGAGCCTGATCTTAATATTGAAGAGTCGATGTTACTTGTGGGTGGATACAATGGGAAAGCATACTTAACTTCATTGGATGCTTATTTACCATCAAAAAATAAGATGAAGTCTCTGACGCCAATGAGTATTGCTCGTTCTTCTGCCTCAGTTGCTCAGATATGTGGGGAGCTTTATGTGTTTGGTGGTCGCATAGACTCTGAATGGTACAACACAG TTGAATCGTATAATCCAACTGACAACAAATGGATTCTTCGCCCCTCTCTGAGTGGACAACCAAGGGGAAGCTTAGCTGGTGCCAGATTAGAAAACAAGATTTTTGCTATTGGTGGGGAGAATGGGTCTGAGTTCTTCTCCGGGGTTGAAATGCTAGACTTAGATCTTGGACGCTGGATTATGACACAATCTATGCTTGAAAAG CGATTTACTCATGCTGCAGCGGAGCTTAATGGGGCTATCTATGTTGTTGGTGGATGTGATGGAAAGCACTGCTTAAA GTCCGCTGAGAGATTTGACCCCAGGGAACATTCATGGACCAGAATCCAGAGCATGACTACAAAGCGGAGTTGCCCTGCTTTAACTGTTATGAATGAAAAATT GTATGTTCTGGGAGGTTTTGACGGAAAGGAAATGGTCCCAAGTGTTGAAATATATGATCCTCGTAATGGATCATGGATGACTGGACCAGCAATGAATATACCCAGGGGATTTTCTGCTGCGGCTGTTGTAAAGGAATCAATGTATGTAATAGGAGGAGTTATAGATGGTGTCACTATGACAGACACG GTCGAACGCTACAGGGAGAATTCAGGATGGGAAGTGATTTATCGGGGATCTATTGCCTGCAGGTGCTTTGCCTCCGCCATTGTTTTGTGA
- the LOC108209429 gene encoding histone H4: MSGRGKGGKGLGKGGAKRHRKVLRDNIQGITKPAIRRLARRGGVKRISGLIYEETRGVLKIFLENVIRDAVTYTEHARRKTVTAMDVVYALKRQGRTLYGFGG; the protein is encoded by the coding sequence ATGTCTGGGCGAGGAAAGGGAGGAAAGGGACTGGGAAAAGGCGGAGCCAAGAGGCACAGGAAAGTGCTTCGAGACAACATCCAGGGCATCACCAAGCCTGCTATTCGAAGACTTGCCAGAAGAGGCGGTGTCAAGAGGATTTCAGGTCTCATTTACGAAGAGACTCGCGGAGTGCTCAAGATCTTCTTGGAGAATGTGATTCGTGATGCGGTTACTTACACGGAGCATGCTAGGAGGAAGACGGTCACTGCAATGGATGTTGTTTATGCTCTCAAGAGGCAGGGCAGGACCCTTTATGGATTTGGTGGTTAG